The Pseudoliparis swirei isolate HS2019 ecotype Mariana Trench chromosome 16, NWPU_hadal_v1, whole genome shotgun sequence genome includes a window with the following:
- the ano10a gene encoding anoctamin-10, translating to MSDRFDPLVVVELASDTKEDAIAWLLSRVRDTQRNGGAELQVEQLGPGDGAQEKENPNLFLVGATWQRLLSGAEDLGLFKEFHDGSMRGFTCANKHDFKDFQGDGDSFLSTAECQYIIKHELDSLRARGETHVPGYQQVKLYPGKSIVRRLQSNGILVQVFPLHQKEELKRLSFSWFQKVNLSFQPLDDIRHYYGEGQALYFGFLEYFTFALVPMALIGVPYYLFDWEAYDKYVVLAAFNLVWCTVILELWKRCSASLAYRWGTLSRKKAFEEPRPGFHGVLGFNPVTGREEPLYPNTKRHLRVYLVSLPFVLLCLYLSLYIMMIYFLMEGWALSVHDEEPTFWTGILCFIPSVIYAVVIEVMNLIYRYAAEFLTEWENHRLESSYQNHLVLKVLVFNFFNCFASLFYIAFVMQDMVMLRQSLATLLITSQILNQFMEAFLPYWLQRRRNKKMIRKVQHRKLPEDKELLLADQVRLEADMSTYLGTFDDYLELFLLFGYVSLFSCVYPLAAVLVVLNNVTEVYSDAFKMCRVFKRPFSDPAANIGVWHLAFEAMSVIAVITNCSLIGMSPQVKAYFPGSDMQLILWTVAIEHGLLAFKFILTFLIPDVPKHIQINLSRLEFESLEALKKKKMLEASELSKEIQ from the exons ATGTCAGACCGGTTCGATCCTCTCGTGGTGGTGGAACTGGCCTCGGACACCAAGGAGGACGCCATCGCCTGGCTGCTGAGCCGGGTCCGGGACACGCAGCGCAATGGAG GCgccgagctgcaggtggagcagcTGGGCCCCGGGGACGGCGCCCAGGAGAAGGAGAACCCCAACCTGTTCCTGGTGGGGGCCACGTGGCAGCGGCTGCTGTCCGGCGCCGAGGACTTGGGCCTCTTCAAGGAGTTCCACGACGGCTCCATGAGAGGCTTCACCTGCGCCAACAAACACGACTTCAAGGACTTTCAAG GAGACGGAGACTCCTTCCTCAGCACGGCCGAGTGTCAGTACATCATCAAGCACGAGCTGGACAGCCTGCGGGCCAGAGGCGAGACCCACGTGCCGGGGTACCAGCAGGTCAAGCTCTACCCCGGGAAATCCATCG TCCGCCGCCTGCAGTCCAACGGGATCCTGGTCCAGGTGTTCCCTCTCCACCAGAAGGAGGAGCTGAAGAGGCTGTCGTTCTCTTGGTTCCAGAAGGTGAACCTCTCCTTCCAGCCTCTCG ATGACATCCGGCACTACTACGGCGAGGGTCAGGCCCTGTACTTTGGCTTCCTGGAGTACTTCACCTTTGCCCTGGTGCCCATGGCTCTCATCGGGGTGCCGTACTACCTGTTCGACTGGGAGGCCTACGACAAATACGTCGTCTTGGCCGCGTTCAACTTGGTCTGGTGCACCGTTATCCTGGAG CTGTGGAAGCGTTGCAGCGCCTCGCTAGCCTACCGCTGGGGCACGCTGAGCAGGAAGAAAGCCTTCGAGGAGCCGCGGCCCGGCTTCCACGGCGTCCTGGGGTTCAACCCCGTGACGGGCCGCGAGGAGCCGCTCTACCCCAACACCAAGAGGCACCTGCGCGTCTACCTGGTGTCCCTGCCCTTCGTCCTGCTCTGCCTCTACCTGTCGCTCTACATCATGATGATCTACTTCCTGATGGAGGGCTGGGCGCTGTCGGTCCACGACGAGGAGCCCACCTTCTGGACCGGGATCCTGTGTTTCATCCCCAGTGTCATCTACGCGGTGGTCATCGAGGTCATGAACCTCATCTACAGATACGCCGCCGAGTTCCTCACGGAGTGGG AAAACCACCGGCTGGAGTCGTCCTACCAGAACCACCTGGTCCTCAAGGTGTTGGTG TTCAACTTCTTCAACTGCTTCGCCTCGCTGTTCTACATCGCCTTCGTCATGCAGGACATGGTGATGCTCAGACAG agtCTGGCCACGCTGTTGATCACCAGTCAGATCCTGAACCAGTTCATGGAGGCCTTCCTGCCCTACTGGCTCCAGAGGAGGCGCAACAAGAAGATGATCCGCAAAGTCCAGCATCGAAAACTCCCGGAGGACAAAGAGCTCCTTCTGGCCGACCAGGTCCGGCTGGAGGCCGACATGAGCACCTACCTG ggaacCTTCGACGACTACCTGGAGCTCTTCCTGCTGTTCGGCTACGTCAGTCTGTTCTCCTGCGTCTACCCGCTGGCCGCCGTGCTGGTGGTGCTGAACAACGTCACGGAGGTTTACTCCGACGCCTTCAAGATGTGTCGGGTGTTTAAGCGGCCCTTCTCGGACCCGGCGGCGAACATCGGCGTCTGGCAT CTCGCATTTGAGGCCATGAGCGTGATCGCCGTGATTACCAACTGCTCGCTGATCGGCATGTCTCCACAAGTCAAGGCCTACTTCCCCGGCTCGGACATGCAGCTCATCCTGTGGACGGTGGCTATTGAg